The Elaeis guineensis isolate ETL-2024a chromosome 14, EG11, whole genome shotgun sequence genome has a segment encoding these proteins:
- the LOC105057612 gene encoding uncharacterized protein: MGNGLSPCFSSTSNSLVKLVFWGGTTKFLAGNQVAGELMFRFPDSVVCHADSFYIGQPVPVLSIGDELIAGETYFVMPVDRFPCNQTLTAVTLASLSPGPNKPSLASVGQCPFEYVKGSDGRTLIKVQPEFITKVITANVEGRQKCGSDGETLCSTPELKKHYAQLVGSRDRPWSPKLETISESKSRSSPGRLSPVRLLGGWKRDQGRIASSL, from the coding sequence ATGGGCAACGGGCTCTCCCCCTGCTTCAGCTCAACCTCCAATAGCCTGGTGAAGCTTGTCTTCTGGGGTGGCACCACCAAGTTCCTCGCCGGAAACCAGGTCGCCGGCGAGCTCATGTTCCGGTTCCCCGACAGCGTCGTCTGCCATGCAGACTCCTTCTACATCGGGCAGCCGGTTCCGGTCTTGTCCATCGGCGATGAGCTGATCGCCGGCGAGACCTACTTCGTCATGCCGGTCGACCGATTCCCATGCAACCAGACCCTCACGGCTGTAACCCTAGCCTCGCTCTCTCCGGGACCCAACAAGCCATCACTTGCCAGCGTTGGGCAGTGCCCATTTGAGTACGTGAAGGGCAGTGATGGGAGGACGCTCATCAAGGTTCAGCCGGAGTTTATAACGAAGGTCATCACCGCCAACGTCGAAGGGAGGCAGAAGTGTGGCAGCGACGGTGAAACTTTGTGCAGTACGCCGGAGCTAAAGAAGCACTACGCCCAGCTCGTAGGGTCGAGAGACCGGCCATGGTCTCCAAAGCTCGAGACGATTTCCGAGAGCAAAAGTAGGTCATCCCCAGGGAGGCTGTCACCAGTGAGATTGTTGGGGGGTTGGAAAAGAGATCAAGGTAGAATTgcttcatctctttga